A DNA window from Daucus carota subsp. sativus chromosome 3, DH1 v3.0, whole genome shotgun sequence contains the following coding sequences:
- the LOC108211317 gene encoding protein TRIGALACTOSYLDIACYLGLYCEROL 5, chloroplastic has protein sequence MVLTNFQGAGIGFGFGVGCGFGVGWGFGGMPMNILGLGAGGGCGVGLGLGWGFGTGFGSQYRSSKLTFQGMEFNKNSVDQDKDLDITKSTFKAGSK, from the exons ATGGTGCTCACAAACTTCCAGGGGGCTGGGATTGGATTTG GGTTTGGTGTGGGTTGTGGATTTGGTGTTGGATGGGGTTTTGGAG GTATGCCTATGAATATCCTGGGTCTTGGTGCAG GGGGAGGATGCGGAGTTGGGCTAGGCCTTGGATGGGGATTTGGCACTGGATTTGGTAGCCAATATAGGTCTTCCAAACTCACATTTCAGGGCATGGAGTTCAACAAGAACAGTGTGGATCAAGACAAGGATTTAGACATAACTAAAAGCACTTTCAAAGCTGGTAGTaaatag
- the LOC108212023 gene encoding BURP domain-containing protein 6 has protein sequence MAVSVFLMAALLFVSVSANHRINTEQNLETLYNTILRHQNAANLETAKYAPYPDHILDMSQLVQALANKNLSEGVGFDTIGQVYHIIDQKLKYNKASDAMLESINFDMINLTVYHRYEDVNRIGTKMPLLFTNLGPPSASLLKRPQPEALNNSQILCGSAVSREQAVCVTSLEEMLEFVYQHMGENVKPVSALPGKWQEYTITAMPKVIARKMTGCHKSDSRPFAVYECHNVPDTLIRVVPLLGRDGMKVQAVSVCHMNTSSWNAHYVAFYLLKAKPGIPVCHFLATDDIIWLAN, from the coding sequence ATGGCTGTCTCAGTTTTTCTCATGGCTGCCCTCCTTTTTGTTTCTGTTTCTGCCAACCACAGAATTAACACCGAACAAAATCTCGAAACACTTTATAATACAATTCTTCGTCACCAGAATGCAGCCAATCTAGAAACCGCCAAATACGCACCGTATCCTGATCATATACTTGATATGAGCCAATTAGTCCAAGCCCTGGCTAACAAAAATTTGTCTGAAGGGGTTGGCTTCGATACGATAGGCCAAGTTTATCATATCATCGATCagaaactaaaatataacaagGCCTCTGATGCTATGCTCGAAAGCATCAACTTTGACATGATCAATCTCACAGTCTACCACCGGTATGAAGACGTGAATCGAATTGGAACGAAGATGCCTCTGCTTTTCACCAATCTAGGCCCTCCATCTGCATCTCTACTGAAGAGACCCCAGCCCGAGGCTCTCAACAACAGCCAAATTTTATGCGGGTCAGCGGTTTCACGAGAGCAGGCAGTCTGTGTGACCTCCCTCGAAGAAATGCTGGAATTTGTGTATCAGCACATGGGAGAAAATGTTAAGCCAGTCTCCGCTCTTCCTGGAAAGTGGCAGGAGTACACTATCACCGCAATGCCCAAGGTAATTGCGCGAAAAATGACCGGATGTCACAAATCTGATTCTCGTCCATTTGCAGTCTATGAGTGTCACAATGTTCCTGACACTTTAATTCGTGTTGTGCCTTTACTTGGACGGGATGGAATGAAAGTGCAGGCTGTTTCGGTCTGCCATATGAACACCTCGTCGTGGAATGCTCATTACGTAGCGTTTTATCTTTTAAAGGCAAAACCTGGAATTCCAGTGTGCCATTTCCTGGCAACAGACGATATCATTTGGTTAGCCAACTGA
- the LOC108214642 gene encoding subtilisin-like protease SBT1.7 — translation MKLWYVLFVVLVICYYGFAERNMPKKTYIVHMDKSSMPLSYDDHLQWYDSSIKSVSDSANMIYTYNNVIHGYSTRLTTSEAESLEGQPGILLVQEERIYQLHTTRTPEFLGLDESAAVRLEAGAVSEVIVGVLDTGVWPESKSFDDTGLGPVPSNWKGTCEVSKSFAASSCNKKLIGARFFSQGYEAAYGPIDETLESKSPRDDDGHGTHTSTTAAGSAVTGASLFNYAMGTARGMAEHARVAAYKVCWLGGCFGSDILAGMEMAVSDGVHVLSLSLGGSVSDYFRDTVAVGAFSAMSHGIFVSCSAGNSGPTPESLSNVAPWIATIGAGTLDRDFPAHTILGNGKNFSGVSLYSGKPLSTSLVPLVYSAKASNSTSGILCMTDSLDPEKVAGKIVVCDRGGNSRVQKGIVVRDAGGIGMILANTDSFGEELVADAHLIPSAAVGQTAGDAIKKYVSSDPKPVATIGFSGTHLGIQPSPVVAAFSSRGPNPVTPEILKPDFITPGVNIIAGWTGKVGPSGLKSDTRHVDFNIISGTSMSCPHASGLAALVKSAHPEWSPAAIKSALMTTAYNAYKNGEPLEDIATGMASTPFDYGAGHVAPTAALDPGLVYDADVQDYLEFLCALNYSSNLIRVVTKQAFTCDSGKQYKVGDLNYPSFAVPFETTSGKGGGSSEPAVIKYTRTLTNVGTPATYKVSVSSETRSVKIAVEPELLDFSRTNEKKNYTVTFTATSMPSGTVSFARIEWSGGKYVVSSPVAFSWT, via the coding sequence atgaaactttggtatgttttatttgttgtaCTGGTGATATGCTACTATGGTTTTGCAGAAAGAAATATGCCGAAGAAGACATACATAGTTCACATGGACAAGTCCTCCATGCCCTTGAGTTACGACGATCATCTTCAGTGGTATGATTCATCCATTAAATCAGTATCAGACTCCGCTAACATGATTTACACGTACAACAATGTCATTCATGGTTATTCTACAAGGCTGACCACTTCAGAAGCAGAGTCACTTGAAGGGCAGCCTGGAATTTTACTAGTCCAAGAAGAAAGGATATATCAACTTCACACTACTCGGACACCAGAGTTTTTAGGACTTGATGAAAGCGCAGCAGTCAGACTTGAAGCAGGGGCAGTGAGTGAAGTCATTGTGGGAGTGCTGGACACAGGTGTGTGGCCTGAGAGTAAAAGTTTCGATGACACTGGGCTTGGTCCAGTCCCCAGTAATTGGAAGGGGACGTGCGAGGTGAGCAAGAGCTTTGCTGCATCAAGCTGTAACAAAAAACTCATTGGCGCCAGATTCTTTTCACAAGGGTATGAAGCTGCTTATGGACCAATTGATGAAACACTGGAATCAAAGTCGCCTAGAGACGATGATGGCCATGGAACACACACTTCCACTACAGCAGCAGGTTCAGCTGTAACAGGAGCTAGCCTCTTTAATTATGCAATGGGCACAGCACGCGGAATGGCAGAACATGCCAGAGTGGCCGCATACAAGGTCTGCTGGCTTGGTGGCTGTTTTGGCAGTGACATACTAGCTGGTATGGAGATGGCTGTGTCAGATGGTGTACATGTCCTTTCACTGTCACTAGGTGGTTCAGTTTCTGACTACTTTCGAGACACGGTAGCAGTTGGTGCATTTTCAGCTATGTCACACGGGATCTTTGTATCATGCTCAGCTGGGAACAGCGGGCCAACTCCTGAGAGCTTGTCTAATGTGGCGCCATGGATAGCTACAATTGGTGCAGGAACTCTGGATCGCGATTTCCCAGCCCACACTATCCTTGGGAATGGGAAGAACTTTTCAGGCGTATCACTATATAGTGGGAAACCATTATCTACTTCATTAGTTCCACTGGTGTACTCTGCTAAAGCCAGTAACTCGACGAGTGGCATTTTATGTATGACTGACAGTCTAGATCCTGAAAAAGTTGCCGGGAAGATTGTTGTATGTGACCGAGGGGGGAATTCCAGGGTACAAAAGGGCATCGTAGTAAGAGATGCAGGTGGTATAGGGATGATTTTGGCAAATACTGACTCTTTTGGGGAGGAGCTGGTGGCTGATGCTCATCTCATTCCTTCAGCAGCTGTGGGACAGACGGCTGGTGATGCAATAAAGAAGTACGTGTCTTCGGATCCAAAGCCAGTGGCCACAATCGGATTTTCTGGCACTCATTTAGGGATCCAACCATCACCAGTTGTGGCAGCATTTAGTTCAAGAGGTCCAAATCCGGTCACACCAGAAATACTAAAACCAGATTTCATAACACCAGGTGTAAATATTATAGCTGGTTGGACTGGTAAAGTTGGACCAAGTGGGTTGAAATCTGACACCAGGCATGTGGACTTCAATATAATATCGGGCACATCAATGTCATGCCCACACGCAAGTGGATTAGCAGCACTAGTGAAGTCGGCACATCCTGAATGGAGCCCTGCAGCTATAAAATCAGCGCTTATGACAACAGCCTACAACGCATACAAAAATGGAGAACCCTTAGAAGATATTGCAACTGGAATGGCATCAACACCGTTTGATTATGGGGCAGGACATGTCGCCCCTACAGCAGCCCTTGACCCGGGACTTGTCTATGATGCAGATGTTCAGGACTACCTAGAGTTCCTTTGTGCCTTAAACTACAGTTCAAATCTCATCAGGGTTGTCACAAAACAAGCTTTCACATGTGACAGCGGTAAGCAATACAAAGTGGGAGATCTTAATTACCCCTCTTTCGCTGTTCCTTTTGAGACAACCTCAGGAAAAGGGGGTGGCAGCAGTGAACCTGCAGTAATCAAGTACACCAGGACTCTGACTAATGTGGGTACTCCAGCAACATACAAGGTTTCAGTGTCCTCTGAAACACGTTCCGTGAAGATAGCAGTTGAACCAGAACTACTAGATTTTAGCAGAACAAATGAAAAGAAGAATTACACAGTGACATTCACAGCAACTTCCATGCCCTCTGGCACAGTCAGCTTTGCACGCATAGAATGGTCAGGTGGTAAATACGTTGTCAGTAGTCCAGTTGCTTTTAGCTGGACATGA
- the LOC108212024 gene encoding F-box/kelch-repeat protein At3g06240-like, protein MALPCEMIAEILCRLPVKPLLRFRCVSKEWCSLIDSNAFAKKQIKNALDCNAGVGVMISKLDFGGEKRVYLAGFDSLDDESVSVVEIDGPLKAFLSVAHVVGSSNGLMCVIKYVTKDVFLLNPTTRKTRKIACAPPEFPRSFRMGDSHFFGFGYDEVSDDFKVVLIAKCYRQFHGLIAVVYSCKTNAWTRVQDVPSNIQLLGTMGLFASGSLQWRATTIGKIRKHIIVAFDLQRQLFKEVPFSPTETCADFNYLVNAGNICVFLNPLILDGMCG, encoded by the coding sequence ATGGCTCTCCCTTGTGAGATGATTGCGGAGATACTTTGTCGATTACCCGTTAAGCCTCTTCTTCGATTTCGATGTGTGTCGAAAGAATGGTGCTCTCTTATTGATAGCAATGCTTTTGCCAAGAAACAGATTAAGAATGCCCTTGATTGTAATGCTGGTGTTGGTGTTATGATATCGAAACTTGATTTTGGGGGTGAAAAAAGGGTTTATTTAGCAGGTTTCGATTCGTTGGATGATGAATCTGTTTCTGTTGTGGAAATTGATGGTCCACTCAAGGCTTTTCTCTCTGTTGCTCATGTTGTGGGTTCTTCAAATGGTTTGATGTGTGTGATCAAATATGTAACGAAGGATGTGTTTTTGTTGAATCCGACGACTAGAAAGACTAGGAAAATAGCCTGCGCGCCACCTGAGTTTCCGCGTTCCTTTAGGATGGGTGATAGtcatttttttggatttggatatgatGAGGTTAGTGATGATTTCAAAGTAGTCTTGATTGCAAAGTGTTATCGGCAGTTTCATGGCTTGATAGCTGTGGTCTACAGCTGCAAGACCAATGCTTGGACACGGGTTCAGGATGTTCCTAGTAACATTCAGTTGCTTGGAACTATGGGTTTGTTTGCAAGTGGTTCTTTGCAATGGAGGGCAACTACAATCGGAAAGATACGCAAGCATATTATTGTTGCCTTTGATCTTCAACGTCAACTGTTTAAGGAGGTTCCTTTTTCACCTACTGAGACTTGTGCCGATTTCAATTATTTGGTTAATGCCGGTAATATCTGTGTATTCTTGAACCCTTTAATTCTAGATGGAATGTGTGGTTGA
- the LOC108211394 gene encoding F-box protein CPR1-like: protein MHRCRVSSLLCEYSLSNEQDWITMLPNPSATFLKNDEILCRLPVTPLLRFRCVSKEWCGLIDSNAFAKKQLRNTLDCNAGLGLMIVVKRKGDRRFYLAGSDSLDDDESAAVVEIDDPLKSVLYNAHIVGSSNGLMCVFKNVMDVFVLNPTTRKYRKIARVPPEFCRAIMWKPLCGFGYDEVDDDFKVVMFAEPHFFRGLITVYSLKTNTWAEVQDVPDDIRFTLTETRALFSNGSLYWMALKGLDDQLNYKFIIVGFDLKLRHFREVPLPPLEGAHPGFSNSNLVDIGGCLCFLDILDSHMDLWLMNYPGAKSTWHKAFSVKKQEMPTHTSFSKLVAFSRKRENILLCCVWLG from the exons ATGC ATCGTTGCAGAGTATCCTCACTCCTCTGTGAGTACTCCTTGAGTAATGAGCAGGATTGGATAACCATG TTACCAAACCCTAGTGCTACATTTCTCAAAAATGATGAGATACTCTGTCGATTACCCGTTACGCCTCTTCTTCGTTTTCGATGTGTGTCGAAAGAATGGTGTGGCCTTATAGATAGCAATGCTTTTGCCAAGAAACAGCTTAGGAATACCCTTGATTGCAATGCTGGTCTTGGTCTTATGATAGTGGTCAAACGTAAAGGTGATCGAAGGTTTTATTTGGCGGGTTCAGATTCTTTAGATGATGATGAATCTGCTGCTGTTGTGGAAATAGATGATCCGCTCAAGAGTGTGCTATATAATGCTCATATTGTGGGCTCTTCGAATGGTTTaatgtgtgtgttcaaaaatgtGATGGATGTTTTTGTGTTGAATCCGACAACTAGGAAGTATAGAAAGATAGCCCGTGTGCCCCCTGAGTTTTGTCGAGCTATTATGTGGAAACCCTTATGTGGATTTGGGTATGATGAGGTTGATGATGATTTTAAGGTTGTCATGTTTGCAGAGCCTCATTTTTTTCGTGGCTTAATAACTGTCTACAGCCTTAAAACCAATACTTGGGCAGAGGTTCAGGATGTTCCTGATGACATTCGTTTCACTTTGACTGAAACTAGGGCCTTATTTTCAAATGGATCTCTGTATTGGATGGCACTTAAGGGATTGGATGACCAACTCAATTACAAGTTTATTATTGTTGGCTTTGATCTCAAACTTCGACATTTCAGGGAGGTCCCTTTACCTCCTCTTGAGGGGGCTCATCCAGGTTTCAGTAACAGCAATTTGGTTGATATAGGAGGATGTCTTTGTTTTCTCGACATCCTTGATTCTCATATGGATTTGTGGTTGATGAACTATCCTGGGGCAAAAAGTACTTGGCACAAAGCATTTTCTGTGAAGAAACAGGAAATGCCAACACACACTTCATTCTCTAAACTTGTGGCATTTTCCAGAAAACGAGAGAATAtactcttatgttgtgtttggttgggatga
- the LOC108212026 gene encoding G-type lectin S-receptor-like serine/threonine-protein kinase At4g27290, which yields MMNKLRSIHMPMANCFTLFFSSFFIVTSSAIDTLFPNQIIGDNMVSANGEFELGFFSLGNSNSWYLGIQYKRAFGTVAWVANRDAPLTTSSGTLTLSSEGKLIIQNGTNMTIWSSSSSKSLGNPVAQLLDSGNLVIRTYNNSDTGLIWESFDFPYNSLLPGMRLGKNLVTGLDWSLKSWKRNNDLSPGIFQLKLDISGYPQMFLWDGSARYLRLGPWNGVSFSGVPNWGPSDIFNSEFVLNEKEMYYKYDFIYSSGLIRISTEPDGQIIRYTWTDGYNTWKPSILLQPDYCDAYARCGEYASCNSNSLCSCLDRFQPKNVKAWSRLNFSEGCVPEKQLHCSDKDGFVQQLNKKLPDTRRSTYNLSMNLKECEMKCLKNCSCTAYANTNITKEGSGCLIWFGGLIDIKEQGQSPDVFYVRVASGASSSSRARRIALIVIVTIVSILAVALIFYLWHVRRYRKQNREGEMMENEIDDGREDLPLFDFRTIANATNNFSSNFKLGEGGFGPVYKGVLENGKEIAVKRRSTCSAQGTEEFRNEVSCIAKLQHRNLVRLLGWSTEEGERILIYEYMPNKSLDYFIFGDTDQRASLNWPKRYNIINGIAKGLLYLHEDSRLRVIHRDLKTSNILLDYHLNPRISDFGTARRFADSQTEANTARVVGTYGYMSPEYAIEGEFSVKSDVYSFGVMIIEIVSGKKNRFFNHPGHNLNLIGHAWTGYNEDNLMELIDVPIQESGEEHEVYRVIHIGLLCVQQYPEDRPDMSSVLKMLSSKVPLPRPNQPVFFTERRLNEANPSHSQDGFSICSQTNTFFAPR from the exons ATGATGAATAAACTCAGGAGCATTCACATGCCAATGGCAAATTGCTTTACTTTATTCTTCTCTTCCTTTTTCATTGTAACCTCCAGTGCAATAGACACACTTTTTCCGAATCAGATTATTGGGGATAACATGGTATCAGCTAATGGTGAGTTTGAACTTGGTTTCTTTAGTCTTGGTAATTCAAACAGTTGGTACCTAGGCATACAATACAAGAGGGCATTTGGGACAGTCGCATGGGTTGCCAATCGAGATGCACCCCTTACTACTTCATCAGGAACACTAACTTTAAGTAGCGAGGGCAAACTTATTATTCAAAATGGCACAAACATGACAATCTGGTCATCAAGCTCTTCAAAATCTTTAGGGAATCCCGTGGCACAATTATTAGACTCAGGAAATCTTGTTATCAGAACATATAATAACTCTGATACAGGACttatttgggaaagttttgattTTCCTTATAACTCTCTCCTGCCAGGCATGAGGTTAGGGAAGAACTTGGTGACGGGCCTAGATTGGTCGTTGAAATCATGGAAACGCAATAATGATCTTTCTCCAGGGATTTTCCAGTTAAAGCTTGATATCAGTGGTTACCCACAAATGTTCCTATGGGATGGATCAGCTAGATATCTCCGGTTGGGTCCCTGGAATGGTGTTAGTTTCAGTGGTGTTCCTAATTGGGGTCCAAGTGATATCTTTAATTCTGAGTTTGTCTTGAATGAGAAAGAAATGTATTACAAGTATGATTTTATATACAGTTCGGGGCTTATTAGGATAAGCACAGAGCCTGATGGACAAATCATACGCTATACATGGACTGATGGATATAACACATGGAAACCATCTATATTGCTTCAGCCAGATTATTGTGATGCTTATGCACGCTGTGGGGAATATGCTAGCTGTAATTCTAACTCTCTTTGTAGCTGTTTAGACAGATTTCAGCCCAAAAACGTCAAGGCCTGGAGTCGTTTAAATTTTTCTGAAGGGTGTGTTCCAGAGAAGCAATTACATTGTAGTGACAAGGATGGGTTTGTACAGCAGTTAAACAAGAAATTGCCAGATACACGGAGGTCAACTTATAATCTGAGCATGAACCTTAAAGAATGTGAGATGAAGTGTCTGAAAAACTGCTCTTGTACAGCATATGCAAATACCAACATCACTAAAGAAGGAAGTGGTTGCTTGATTTGGTTCGGTGGCCTCATTGATATTAAAGAACAAGGGCAAAGTCCAGACGTTTTTTATGTACGAGTTGCCTCCG GTGCAAGTAGTAGTTCCAGAGCAAGGCGAATTGCATTAATTGTAATTGTAACCATAGTATCAATTTTAGCAGTGGCACTTATCTTCTACCTGTGGCATGTCCGCCGGTACAGAAAGCAAAATAGAGAAG GAGAAATGATGGAAAATGAGATAGATGATGGGAGGGAAGATCTCCCATTATTTGACTTCAGAACTATTGCTAATGCCACCAACAACTTCTCCAGCAACTTTAAACTTGGCGAAGGTGGCTTTGGACCTGTCTACAAG GGTGTTCTGGAAAATGGAAAAGAAATAGCTGTAAAGAGGCGTTCAACATGTTCGGCACAGGGAACAGAAGAGTTTAGAAATGAAGTATCCTGCATTGCAAAGCTTCAACATCGGAATCTGGTCAGGCTTCTTGGTTGGTCCACTGAGGAAGGAGAAAGAATATTAATCTATGAATACATGCCCAACAAAAGCTTGGATTACTTCATATTTGGGG ATACAGACCAGAGAGCATCACTAAATTGGCCTAAGCGTTACAACATAATAAATGGCATTGCTAAGGGGTTACTCTACCTTCACGAAGACTCCAGATTAAGGGTCATTCATCGAGATCTTAAAACTAGCAACATCCTCCTTGATTATCATTTGAATCCAAGAATCTCAGATTTTGGCACAGCTAGACGTTTTGCAGACAGTCAAACTGAGGCTAACACTGCAAGGGTGGTCGGAACATA TGGCTACATGTCTCCTGAGTACGCTATTGAAGGAGAATTTTCAGTTAAATCCGATGTTTATAGCTTTGGTGTAATGATAATAGAGATCGTAAGTGGAAAGAAAAACAGATTTTTTAATCATCCAGGACACAACCTTAATCTTATCGGCCAT GCATGGACGGGTTATAACGAAGATAATCTTATGGAACTAATTGATGTACCAATCCAAGAGTCAGGTGAAGAACATGAAGTGTATCGAGTTATTCATATAGGATTACTATGTGTTCAACAATATCCTGAAGATAGACCAGACATGTCATCCGTACTCAAGATGCTGAGTAGCAAAGTCCCGCTGCCTCGTCCAAATCAACCTGTTTTTTTCACCGAGAGAAGATTAAATGAAGCAAATCCTTCTCATAGCCAGGATGGTTTCTCCATATGTAGCCAAACTAATACATTTTTCGCTCCTCGATAG